The genomic window TGGCACTATTGACGGCAGCTTCGCGTTCCCCCTCAGAAGTTAAAATTGCTGCCCGTTTGCGTCGTTCTGCGGACATTTGCAATTCCATTGATTCTCGCACTGCCTGAGACGGAATAATATCTCGCAGTTCTACCCGTGTCACTTTCACACCCCAAGGATCGGTAGCAACGTCCAAATCCCGTAACAAAAGTTCACTGATGTGGGAACGAGCAGTAAAGGTTTGATCCAACTCCAGTTGCCCCATTTCGGCGCGAATTTGAGTCAGCACCATGTTTACCATTGCCGACTGGAGATTTTCTACCTTATACCAGGCTTTTTCCATATCCACGATGCGCCAGTAAAACACTGCATCCACCTCAATACCAACGTTGTCACGGGTGATGCACTGTTGGGGAGGAATATCTAAGACTTTTTCGCGGATAGTTCCTTGGTAAACAATTCTATCTACAAAAGGAATGACAAAGTTTAGTCCTGGTTCCAGTTTTTTGTTATAACTACCCAATCTTTCCACCAAAGCTTCATTGCCCTGATTGACGACTTTCACAGATCCCGCTACGGCAGAACCACCAAGGGCTAAAAAGACTAGCAAAAAAAACTGTTCCATTGTGAATCTCCTAATTTTTAAGTATTAAATGTCAAAAATAAGGGAGTGCGAGATGGGGATATAAGGGGAATAACCAATGCCCAATACCCAATAACTAAGAATTCAACAAATTTTCTGGTATCACAATCAAAGTAGTACCTTCTCTCCTGACCACATAAACTCTTTGATTGGGTGGTACGGTGAATTTGTCATCGTCACATCGTGCTTGCCAAGAATTTCCCTCATACAGTACCCGCCCTGTTTTCCCAGGCGGAATTTCTGTTAAGGTTTCAGCTATAACTGCATCCCGAATTTTAGATTTGCGTTGTCGCGGTTGCAAAAACCGACGCGAAAGCAAAACCAGTGTGGTGGAAAGCAACAGCCAAACTACAACTTGCAACCATACACTTCCCAAACCCACTCCAGACAGTAGCGCCACCACAAAAGCGCTAATTCCCATCATGAAGGCGACAAACGCCGATGGTAAGAACAATTCCATTAAACACAGAACTGCTCCTGCCAGAAGCCAGATTAAGGTAAAACTTGGCATAGCGCCATCCTAAACTTTACATTGACGTAAATGCATTTATACGATTAGATACACCCAGACGTAAGTTATTTACAGAAAGCAAAACTTGGTCTTTTTACCAATAATTTTGATTGATTTCAGTAACAAGGTGTAGCTAGCGGTACACGAATCCAGTCTATTCTAGCCTTCAAGTCATTGCCAGCTTAATGTAATCGAAATTCATGAGTTGATTGGTTTTTTTAATTTATACCTTTATGATTTCTACTCAACTGATAATTTATTGTATAAATCCAGCCTGTAATAGCCCGATTAATCCTATGGGAGATAGTGTTTGTGCCAGCTGCCAAACTCCCTTAGTTCACCGCTATCTTTGGGCTACTGGCTCATTGTCTGCTCAAATTCCACCAGGCACAAAGGTAGCAGATAGATACGAAGTAATTAGTCCTCAGATTTGGCTGGATACTCAACCGGGACTTTCGCCAGATGCACCTGAAGAATTGCCAAAGGAAGTAATTCCTTATCTACGATTATATCAAGAACGGTTACACCTGCCTCAGGCTTATGGGTTTGCTAGTTACCTTGAGGGAGATACAAGTGATATCCTGTTATTGGAAAATGTGCCAATAAATGAGAGCGGAAATATCTATCCAACTATTGTTGAGGCATGGGAGCAAGCAACGGCAGTACGACAAGTTTATTGGCTGTGGCAAATTCTCCAACTTTGGACACCTTTATCAGAATTGGGACTTAGCGGCAGTTTACTGGTAGTAGACAACTTGAGAGTCCAAGGTTGGTGTGTGCGGCTATTGGAACTCTACCAAACACCAGCAGATGAGAAGCTGAGTTTACAGAATCTGGGGCAGTGTTGGCAGTTTTGGGTAGCGTCTGCAAAGGCATCAGTAGCCAAAGGGTTACAGAACATAGTCCAGCAGATGTGTGAAACTGAGGTTGAGTTAGAGGCTATTAATATTCAACTCAATAATTTACTACTAGCATCGGCGGCAGAATTGCCATTAGTCTTGAAGGTGGCAGGCTCTACAGATATTGGCCCATTGATGGCGCAAAATGAAGACGCTTGCTACCCCAATACTTTGAGTGACTTAGATGAACCTTTATTGCCCCAGTTGTCGATTGTTTGCGATGGCATTGGCGGACACGAAGGCGGCGAGGTTGCCAGTAAGTTGGCAGTGCAGTCTGTAAAGTTGCAAATTCGCGCCTTACTAACGGAGGTAACAGAACAAACTGTACTTGTACCACCAGAGTTGTTGCAGGAACAATTAGAAGCAAGCTTACGGGTAATAAATAATGTGATTTGTGCCCGCAATAACGAACAAAAACGCCAAGGCAGAGAACGCATGGCTACAACCATAGTAATGGCGTTGCAAGTTCCGCAACGAGTGCAGACGAGTACTGGGTGGCAATCAAATAATACCCATGAACTTTACTTAGCTAATGTTGGCGATAGCCGTGCCTATTGGATTACTCGCAATTATTGTCAGCTACTGACAGTAGATGATGATGTCACAACGCGGGAAGTCCGCTTTGCTAAAAGCTTGTATCGAAAGGCACTTCTTAGACCAGATGCTAGTGCCCTAACTCAAGCATTGGGGGCAAGAGATGCAGAATCTTTACGTCTCAAGGTTCAGCGATTCATTGTGGAAGAAGATGGCATCTTGCTACTGTGTTCTGATGGTTTAAGTGATAATAACTGCGTAGAACAATCTTGGCAGGATTATGCTAAACCCGTGTTAACTGGTCAACTGACAGTTGAAGATGCTGTTCGCAACTGGATTAACCTAGCAAACGAAAAAAATGGGCGTGATAATACGTCGGTTGTTCTTACTTATTGCCGTGTTTCCCCAGAATACTTAGTACCTGTGACTCCGGCGTTGCCAGAAGAGATTATAGAAGCAGAAATACAAGAAGAACTACAAGAACCAATTTCCTTCACAGAAAGTTCGCGATCGCTGCTAGATTTGGATCTAGATTTGGATCTTCCAGAAGAACCACTTATAACCCCAGAAAGTTCGCGATCGCTGCTAGATTTGGATCTAGATTTGGATCTAGATTTGGATCTTTCAGAAGAACCACTTATAACTCCAGAAATTCCCCCAACGTTAATTACAAAACCTAATCGGGGTAAACGCTTGGTAATGCTAGGGGGGGTGTTGGCGTTGCTTGTGGGGGGTACAAGTCTGGGATTATTTGCCTGGTGGCAATTTAATCCTCAAGGATTCCAGCAAATGTGTCGGCAACTTCCCCAAAGAGGGCAGCAACTTTGTCCGCCTGGGAAGTAGCGAATAGGACTCCAACTCAACACTCAGCACTCCACTTCACTACTCACCGTTGAAAATTACTGATGTGAAAAGACAAATAGTCTGGAGCCAAGAATATATATTGCCAACGTGAACATGAAAAACTTGCAAGTTGTGGATAAAGGGTTTTCATCCGTCCCGATTATTGATATCAGCGCCTTGATTTCTGGAAAAGGCAATCTCTGGCGAGAAGCTGCTTCT from Nostoc sp. UHCC 0926 includes these protein-coding regions:
- a CDS encoding protein phosphatase 2C domain-containing protein, which gives rise to MISTQLIIYCINPACNSPINPMGDSVCASCQTPLVHRYLWATGSLSAQIPPGTKVADRYEVISPQIWLDTQPGLSPDAPEELPKEVIPYLRLYQERLHLPQAYGFASYLEGDTSDILLLENVPINESGNIYPTIVEAWEQATAVRQVYWLWQILQLWTPLSELGLSGSLLVVDNLRVQGWCVRLLELYQTPADEKLSLQNLGQCWQFWVASAKASVAKGLQNIVQQMCETEVELEAINIQLNNLLLASAAELPLVLKVAGSTDIGPLMAQNEDACYPNTLSDLDEPLLPQLSIVCDGIGGHEGGEVASKLAVQSVKLQIRALLTEVTEQTVLVPPELLQEQLEASLRVINNVICARNNEQKRQGRERMATTIVMALQVPQRVQTSTGWQSNNTHELYLANVGDSRAYWITRNYCQLLTVDDDVTTREVRFAKSLYRKALLRPDASALTQALGARDAESLRLKVQRFIVEEDGILLLCSDGLSDNNCVEQSWQDYAKPVLTGQLTVEDAVRNWINLANEKNGRDNTSVVLTYCRVSPEYLVPVTPALPEEIIEAEIQEELQEPISFTESSRSLLDLDLDLDLPEEPLITPESSRSLLDLDLDLDLDLDLSEEPLITPEIPPTLITKPNRGKRLVMLGGVLALLVGGTSLGLFAWWQFNPQGFQQMCRQLPQRGQQLCPPGK
- a CDS encoding NfeD family protein; amino-acid sequence: MPSFTLIWLLAGAVLCLMELFLPSAFVAFMMGISAFVVALLSGVGLGSVWLQVVVWLLLSTTLVLLSRRFLQPRQRKSKIRDAVIAETLTEIPPGKTGRVLYEGNSWQARCDDDKFTVPPNQRVYVVRREGTTLIVIPENLLNS
- a CDS encoding SPFH domain-containing protein, producing the protein MEQFFLLVFLALGGSAVAGSVKVVNQGNEALVERLGSYNKKLEPGLNFVIPFVDRIVYQGTIREKVLDIPPQQCITRDNVGIEVDAVFYWRIVDMEKAWYKVENLQSAMVNMVLTQIRAEMGQLELDQTFTARSHISELLLRDLDVATDPWGVKVTRVELRDIIPSQAVRESMELQMSAERRKRAAILTSEGEREAAVNSARGKAEAQILDAEARQKSTILQAEAEQKAIVLKAQAERQQQVLKAQAIAESAEIIAQKIQTNPNANKAVEVLFALGYLDMGATIGRSDSSKVLFIDPRTIPAAFEGMRSVISDGQVDSNPLFTQQIPGVNNRPS